DNA from Opitutales bacterium:
AGAGTGATGCAGATCGAGCTGGTCGATCATGTAATTCTCGGCGAGTCTCAACACGCGATCGCGGGTTTGCGTTACTATTCTTTTTCACAGTTATCCCATAGGAATTCGAATTTTTCCTGGACCACAGATTACGGGTATGCGGTCAATCAAGTGTTTTGTTGAATTTCCTTGAAATAGTTTTGTTTAAATTCGGTGCGATTGGCGTAGCCAAGCGCTTGGATTTTTTCACCTCCAAGAAGCGTCGCGAGCTTCTCAAGCTTTGTCTCGAGGTGAGAGTCCAGCTCCAGCAGCGACGTATAGTGTCCTTTCAGCACGTGCCAGATCGATATTGCTAGCTTCCGCGCAACGGCAGCTGCTGCTATGTTTCGGTTCTTTTTGATCTCTAGTTTCCGGCCCCAGCGGTGCAGAGGGGATTTGC
Protein-coding regions in this window:
- a CDS encoding IS110 family transposase; amino-acid sequence: WRLMGVRHRVAFGLMAMIGNIHRFPTAKKLVGYLGLAPGKVQSGNNVQGYNLGIGKKGRGDLRALLIQSAQNALNQRKSPLHRWGRKLEIKKNRNIAAAAVARKLAISIWHVLKGHYTSLLELDSHLETKLEKLATLLGGEKIQALGYANRTEFKQNYFKEIQQNT